Proteins encoded by one window of Synechococcus sp. WH 7805:
- the lexA gene encoding transcriptional repressor LexA produces MLVPAGSPEPLTSAQQELYEWLADYIGSHHHSPSIRQMMQAMGLRSPAPVQSRLRHLQQKGWITWQEGQARTLQLLGGVSSGIPVLGAVAAGGLVETFDDVQERLDLAPVLETRGLFALTVNGDSMVDAHIADGDVVLMEPVIEPSRLREGTIVSALVPGSGTTLKYFHRDGAVIRLEAANPAYDPIEVPADQVQVQGKLAAVWRQV; encoded by the coding sequence TTGCTGGTGCCCGCTGGATCCCCCGAGCCACTGACTTCTGCTCAGCAGGAATTGTACGAATGGCTTGCTGATTACATCGGCAGTCATCATCACAGCCCCTCGATTCGCCAGATGATGCAGGCCATGGGCCTGCGATCGCCTGCGCCGGTTCAGAGTCGGCTGCGCCACCTCCAGCAGAAGGGATGGATTACCTGGCAGGAGGGCCAGGCGCGTACGCTTCAGCTGCTCGGCGGAGTGTCATCAGGGATTCCCGTGCTGGGGGCTGTCGCTGCCGGTGGATTGGTCGAGACCTTTGATGATGTGCAAGAGCGGTTGGACCTGGCTCCTGTGCTGGAAACTCGTGGTTTGTTTGCTCTTACGGTGAATGGCGATTCGATGGTGGATGCTCACATTGCCGACGGGGATGTGGTGCTGATGGAGCCAGTGATCGAGCCATCGCGTTTGCGTGAGGGAACGATTGTGAGTGCGTTGGTGCCGGGGAGCGGAACCACTCTCAAGTATTTCCATCGGGATGGCGCTGTCATCCGACTCGAAGCCGCTAACCCTGCGTATGACCCGATCGAGGTGCCTGCCGATCAGGTGCAGGTGCAAGGAAAATTGGCTGCTGTGTGGCGGCAGGTGTGA
- a CDS encoding YbjQ family protein, with the protein MLITSTPSIEGRKILHYRGLVTGETIIGANIFRDILASITDVIGGRSKAYEDALMTARENAIEEMKSRASLMQANAIVGVDLDYEVFGEGGMMMVSVSGTAVLLEGGTGVPII; encoded by the coding sequence ATGCTGATCACCTCAACTCCCAGCATTGAAGGGCGGAAGATCCTTCACTATCGGGGTCTGGTTACTGGAGAAACGATCATTGGTGCCAATATTTTCCGCGACATCCTGGCTAGCATCACTGACGTAATCGGCGGAAGATCGAAGGCTTACGAAGACGCCTTAATGACGGCTCGTGAAAATGCGATCGAAGAGATGAAAAGTCGAGCATCACTGATGCAAGCCAATGCAATCGTTGGCGTTGACTTGGATTACGAGGTGTTTGGTGAAGGAGGCATGATGATGGTCTCTGTGAGCGGAACCGCAGTTCTTCTCGAAGGCGGCACAGGTGTACCCATAATTTGA
- a CDS encoding DASS family sodium-coupled anion symporter, producing the protein MIPRIFEMRRLALLLAPLIGAAVAIAIPVSFVDADGATQPLLFSARVVAALVIWMALWWMLEPIPIYATALLPLVVLPIVGVAPLAEIVSHYTSTLLVLFLGGFILALALQRWGLHKRIATLALRHIGGTPRRILGALMAVAAFLSLWMSNTSTTLMMVPIAESIANRLNEDGVNRRHGSTVFLLGVAYAASIGGIGTIVGSPPNAVAAAYLQASLGLEVTFLEWMRLGVPIVLVMVPLTWALLAWVLFPLQDSSDSLRALDVQCELEPAAPMRFGEWAVLLICAGTALMWMIRLPLKGVMIEGWQPFSGLTDAGIAITAALILFVIPMDRRCERFAMDWDCASQAPWGIFLLFGGGLSLASSIESSGLSRYLGSMFSGLQLVPIWLAVALVISVIVFLTEITSNTATVTTAVPILVLVAGAIGLDAPVLVLPAALAGSFAFMLPTATAPNAIVYGTGQIKISDMIRAGFWLNCLSIIVLALLAFPLVQSLRLWG; encoded by the coding sequence ATGATTCCTCGGATTTTTGAGATGCGCCGTCTAGCTCTCTTGCTGGCCCCATTGATTGGGGCTGCCGTTGCGATTGCTATTCCTGTCTCATTCGTGGATGCAGACGGCGCGACTCAGCCGCTTTTATTTTCTGCTCGTGTTGTTGCTGCTCTTGTGATTTGGATGGCCCTCTGGTGGATGCTTGAGCCCATTCCTATTTATGCAACAGCTCTTCTGCCATTGGTCGTGCTGCCGATCGTTGGGGTGGCTCCTTTAGCAGAGATCGTCAGCCACTACACGAGCACTCTTTTGGTGTTGTTTCTTGGAGGATTCATCCTGGCTTTGGCCCTGCAGCGATGGGGTTTGCACAAGCGAATCGCCACTTTGGCGTTGCGCCACATTGGAGGGACCCCCCGCCGAATCCTTGGAGCCTTGATGGCAGTTGCAGCCTTTTTGAGTTTGTGGATGTCGAACACCTCCACAACCTTGATGATGGTGCCGATTGCAGAAAGTATTGCCAATCGGCTGAACGAGGATGGTGTCAACCGGCGTCATGGATCAACAGTATTTTTGCTGGGAGTGGCTTATGCAGCGTCAATTGGTGGGATTGGAACCATCGTTGGATCACCGCCGAATGCAGTAGCAGCTGCTTACCTCCAGGCCAGTCTTGGCCTGGAGGTGACATTTTTAGAATGGATGCGTCTTGGGGTTCCGATTGTTCTGGTGATGGTGCCACTGACATGGGCCTTGCTCGCTTGGGTTTTGTTCCCTCTTCAGGATTCTTCTGATTCCCTACGTGCTCTCGATGTTCAATGTGAATTGGAACCGGCTGCTCCAATGCGTTTTGGCGAGTGGGCCGTTCTGCTGATTTGTGCTGGCACTGCTTTGATGTGGATGATTCGTTTACCTCTTAAGGGTGTGATGATCGAAGGATGGCAGCCATTCTCTGGGCTGACAGATGCGGGGATTGCCATCACAGCAGCGCTCATTCTGTTTGTGATTCCGATGGATCGACGCTGTGAACGTTTTGCTATGGATTGGGATTGCGCATCTCAAGCACCCTGGGGAATCTTTCTCCTCTTTGGAGGTGGTCTTAGTCTTGCATCGTCGATTGAAAGCAGCGGATTAAGCCGCTATCTGGGCTCGATGTTTTCAGGTCTTCAGTTGGTTCCAATTTGGCTGGCAGTTGCCTTGGTGATCAGTGTGATTGTCTTCCTCACGGAAATTACAAGCAATACGGCAACGGTCACCACAGCTGTGCCCATCCTCGTGCTTGTTGCGGGCGCCATTGGTCTCGATGCTCCGGTTTTGGTGCTTCCGGCTGCATTGGCGGGTAGTTTTGCATTCATGTTGCCCACAGCGACAGCACCCAATGCGATTGTTTACGGCACTGGTCAAATCAAGATCAGCGACATGATTCGAGCAGGATTCTGGTTGAATTGCTTAAGCATTATCGTTCTTGCATTGTTAGCATTTCCTCTAGTTCAATCTCTGCGGTTGTGGGGGTGA
- a CDS encoding carboxylesterase, with protein MPSRRCWQPCWADSDVVVSVSPDPVVLPGGSTTVVLIHGYTGSPAELGLLADSLQREGYGVECPLLDGHGTCLEDLMPVEPDQWLNQLDAVVDRLQHQGQSVVVGGLSLGAILALQVARRRPCIQGVITYSPPIISGDPRALIAPLLSRLLTSVPRPADDFVDPTTAERIWTYNRWPSRCSVKVLELIADTRHHLAEVTQPLLVMASRLDRVITARGVNRLRQRVSSPSVELQWLENSGHLITTDAEWRTVADVTAEFIRRLCG; from the coding sequence ATGCCCAGCAGGCGCTGCTGGCAGCCCTGCTGGGCGGACTCTGATGTTGTTGTGAGCGTCTCACCCGATCCGGTTGTTCTGCCCGGTGGGTCTACCACCGTGGTGTTGATTCACGGTTACACCGGGTCGCCTGCTGAGCTCGGTCTTCTTGCCGACTCTTTGCAGCGCGAGGGCTATGGGGTGGAGTGCCCTTTGCTCGATGGGCATGGCACCTGCCTAGAGGATCTGATGCCGGTGGAGCCCGATCAATGGCTCAATCAGCTCGATGCAGTTGTTGATCGCTTGCAACATCAAGGCCAGAGCGTGGTGGTGGGTGGTTTGTCATTGGGGGCGATCCTGGCGTTGCAGGTGGCGCGGCGGCGGCCCTGCATCCAAGGGGTGATTACCTATTCACCACCGATCATCAGCGGTGATCCACGCGCTCTGATCGCCCCGCTTCTGTCCAGGTTGTTGACATCGGTCCCACGGCCAGCTGATGACTTCGTTGATCCCACGACCGCTGAGCGCATCTGGACCTACAACCGCTGGCCATCTCGCTGCAGCGTGAAGGTGTTGGAGCTGATCGCTGACACTCGCCACCATTTGGCGGAGGTGACGCAGCCACTGCTGGTGATGGCCAGTCGCCTTGATCGAGTGATCACTGCGCGCGGGGTGAACCGTCTGCGCCAGCGGGTCAGCTCTCCTTCTGTGGAACTGCAATGGTTAGAGAACAGCGGCCACCTGATCACCACGGATGCTGAATGGCGCACCGTGGCGGATGTAACAGCAGAGTTCATCAGGCGTTTATGTGGGTGA
- the argF gene encoding ornithine carbamoyltransferase gives MASATTSVAAVLTGLSGSDFLSSADTTAQQTAALLQLATQLKRGERRIDLGNRVLGLIFTKASTRTRVSFQVAMARLGGQTVDLNPQLTQLGRGEPLEDTARVLSRFCDVLAIRTFAQQELADYAHWASIPVINALTDLEHPCQALADFLTMQEAFGDLQGQTLAYVGDGNNVAHSLMLCGALLGVNVRIGCPEGFEPLPGVVDQARALSVEGAQISVITDPVEAVRGAQALYTDVWASMGQEQEQAERERAFQGFCLNEDLLAEADSRAIVLHCLPAHRGEEISAGVMEGPSSRIFDQAENRLHAQQALLAALLGGL, from the coding sequence ATGGCGTCCGCTACCACCAGTGTCGCCGCCGTTCTCACTGGGTTGAGCGGCAGCGACTTCCTCTCGTCGGCCGATACCACTGCTCAACAGACTGCGGCATTGCTGCAGCTGGCCACTCAGCTCAAACGTGGCGAACGTCGGATTGATCTGGGTAACAGAGTCCTCGGTCTGATCTTCACTAAAGCGTCCACGCGAACCCGGGTCAGCTTTCAGGTGGCGATGGCCCGTCTCGGGGGGCAGACCGTTGACCTCAATCCTCAGCTCACCCAACTCGGTCGGGGCGAGCCCCTCGAAGACACCGCCCGCGTGCTGAGCCGCTTCTGCGATGTTCTGGCAATTCGTACCTTCGCCCAGCAGGAGTTGGCGGATTACGCCCACTGGGCCTCCATTCCAGTTATCAATGCCCTCACCGATCTGGAGCACCCCTGCCAAGCCCTCGCTGATTTCCTCACGATGCAGGAGGCCTTCGGCGATCTTCAGGGTCAGACGCTGGCCTATGTGGGTGATGGCAACAATGTGGCGCACTCGCTGATGCTCTGTGGTGCGCTGCTCGGCGTGAATGTGCGCATCGGTTGCCCGGAGGGATTTGAGCCACTCCCAGGTGTTGTTGATCAAGCGCGCGCTTTGTCAGTAGAAGGTGCGCAGATCAGCGTGATCACTGATCCTGTTGAGGCTGTGCGTGGAGCCCAAGCTCTTTACACCGATGTGTGGGCTTCCATGGGCCAGGAGCAGGAACAGGCCGAGCGAGAGCGAGCCTTTCAGGGCTTCTGCCTCAACGAGGATCTGTTGGCGGAGGCTGATTCCCGCGCCATCGTGTTGCATTGCCTGCCGGCGCACCGCGGCGAGGAGATCAGTGCCGGTGTGATGGAGGGACCCTCAAGTCGGATCTTTGATCAGGCCGAGAACCGTTTGCATGCCCAGCAGGCGCTGCTGGCAGCCCTGCTGGGCGGACTCTGA
- the ftsH gene encoding ATP-dependent zinc metalloprotease FtsH: MPIREDDNRPNRRFGIINLVLIGFGVLLLVSSFLPNQGMQQVPRVPYSLFIDQVNDGAVKRAYITQDQIRYELSEAEEGAPSVLATTPIFDMDLPQRLESKGVEFAAAPPKKPNIFTTILSWVVPPLIFILVLQFFARRSMGAGGAQGALNFTKSKAKVYVPDEQSRVTFADVAGVDEAKDELTEIVDFLKTPERYTEIGARIPKGVLLVGPPGTGKTLLSKAVAGEAGVPFFIISGSEFVELFVGAGAARVRDLFEQAKKNAPCIIFIDELDAIGKSRSGSMGVVGGNDEREQTLNQLLTEMDGFASKDKPVIVLAATNQPEVLDAALLRPGRFDRQVLVDRPDLSGRKTILEIYAKKVKLAEGVDLDRIAQATSGFAGADLANLVNEAALLAARNKQTSVQQGDLNEAIERVVAGLEKKSRVMQDDEKKVVAYHEVGHAIVGHLMPGGSKVAKISIVPRGMSALGYTLQLPTEERFLNSREDLEGQIATLLGGRSAEEIVFGKITTGAANDLQRATDIAEQMVGTYGMSDTLGPLAYDKQGGGRFLGGGNNPRRTVSDATAQAIDREVRALVDNAHEQALAILRQNMALLETIAQKILEKEVIEGDDLKEMLAASVLPEAVAA, encoded by the coding sequence ATGCCGATCCGCGAGGACGACAATCGCCCCAACCGTCGCTTTGGAATCATCAACCTCGTGTTGATCGGCTTCGGGGTACTTCTGCTGGTCAGCAGTTTCCTGCCTAACCAGGGCATGCAGCAGGTGCCTCGGGTTCCTTATTCCCTTTTCATCGATCAGGTGAACGACGGCGCTGTGAAGCGCGCATACATCACGCAAGATCAGATTCGCTATGAGCTTTCGGAAGCCGAAGAAGGTGCACCTTCTGTGTTGGCGACCACGCCGATCTTCGACATGGATCTCCCCCAGCGCCTGGAGTCCAAGGGCGTGGAATTTGCAGCAGCACCGCCCAAGAAACCCAATATCTTCACCACAATCCTCAGCTGGGTAGTCCCCCCGCTGATCTTCATCCTGGTGCTTCAGTTCTTCGCCCGCCGTTCTATGGGAGCGGGTGGTGCCCAGGGAGCACTCAATTTCACCAAGAGCAAGGCCAAGGTTTATGTGCCTGATGAGCAGTCTCGGGTGACCTTTGCTGACGTCGCTGGTGTGGATGAGGCCAAGGATGAACTCACCGAAATCGTCGACTTCCTCAAGACCCCCGAGCGTTATACGGAGATCGGGGCTCGGATCCCGAAGGGTGTGCTGTTGGTTGGCCCTCCTGGAACAGGCAAGACTTTGCTCTCCAAAGCTGTCGCCGGCGAAGCCGGTGTGCCGTTCTTCATCATCAGTGGCTCGGAATTCGTTGAGCTGTTTGTAGGCGCCGGTGCAGCCAGGGTGCGTGACTTGTTTGAACAGGCCAAAAAGAATGCCCCCTGCATCATTTTCATCGATGAGCTGGATGCGATCGGTAAGAGTCGCTCAGGCTCGATGGGCGTTGTCGGCGGCAACGACGAGCGGGAGCAGACCCTCAACCAGCTGCTCACTGAAATGGATGGCTTTGCTTCGAAAGACAAGCCTGTGATTGTTCTTGCTGCCACCAACCAGCCGGAGGTCCTTGATGCTGCGTTGCTGCGTCCCGGACGTTTTGACCGCCAAGTGCTGGTAGATCGCCCGGATCTCTCCGGTCGTAAAACCATCCTCGAGATCTACGCCAAAAAAGTGAAGTTGGCTGAGGGTGTGGATCTCGATCGCATCGCCCAGGCCACGAGTGGCTTCGCAGGTGCTGATCTGGCCAACCTGGTGAATGAGGCGGCCCTGTTGGCAGCTCGCAACAAGCAGACGTCCGTGCAGCAAGGGGATCTCAATGAGGCGATCGAGCGCGTTGTCGCTGGTCTTGAGAAGAAGAGCCGGGTGATGCAGGACGATGAGAAGAAAGTTGTGGCTTACCACGAAGTCGGTCACGCCATTGTCGGTCACCTCATGCCAGGGGGCAGCAAGGTGGCGAAAATCTCCATCGTTCCCCGCGGCATGAGTGCCTTGGGCTACACCCTTCAACTCCCCACCGAAGAGCGATTCCTTAATTCCCGCGAAGACCTGGAAGGACAGATCGCCACCTTGCTCGGCGGCCGATCAGCCGAGGAAATTGTGTTCGGCAAAATCACCACCGGAGCGGCCAACGACCTTCAGCGGGCCACGGATATCGCCGAGCAGATGGTGGGTACCTACGGAATGAGTGACACCCTCGGACCGTTGGCTTACGACAAGCAAGGTGGTGGGCGTTTCCTCGGCGGTGGCAACAATCCACGCCGCACGGTGAGCGATGCCACCGCCCAGGCGATCGATCGGGAAGTGCGTGCCCTGGTGGATAACGCTCATGAGCAGGCCCTGGCAATCCTTCGCCAGAACATGGCTCTTCTTGAAACCATCGCTCAGAAGATCCTTGAGAAAGAAGTGATCGAAGGCGACGACCTCAAGGAGATGCTGGCTGCCAGCGTGTTGCCTGAGGCCGTTGCGGCCTGA
- a CDS encoding potassium channel family protein, whose product MMRSEWRRKRWRELIYELLLGLCLIVLASFAFPRLTWLGSLGYALIALLLTQLVMIRKPVLTLQDRLYQALGLVALSALLLWLLTPVRWETSGVPLVLSWGVLVGWSVIRLMERLATERHVTSAMLMGAAAGYLLLGLTAGLVMSAVETIQPGSFEPLDIPITDAAGQNYTVIGSAAVFAQINYFAFICLTTVGFGDINPELPLARILAVSTGIAGPLYLAVVMGVLIGRYAGDREIEDRLEQHDPNRR is encoded by the coding sequence ATGATGCGATCGGAGTGGCGGCGCAAGCGATGGAGGGAACTGATTTATGAACTGCTGCTGGGCCTCTGTCTGATAGTGCTGGCCAGCTTCGCCTTTCCAAGGCTCACCTGGCTGGGAAGCCTCGGCTATGCCCTGATCGCCCTGCTGCTCACCCAGTTGGTGATGATCCGCAAGCCAGTGCTCACCCTGCAGGATCGTTTGTACCAAGCACTGGGACTCGTGGCGCTGTCGGCTTTGCTGCTGTGGCTGCTCACCCCGGTGCGCTGGGAGACCAGCGGCGTGCCGCTGGTGTTGAGCTGGGGTGTGCTGGTGGGGTGGAGCGTGATCCGCCTGATGGAACGCTTGGCCACCGAACGGCATGTGACCTCCGCCATGCTGATGGGTGCTGCCGCGGGCTATCTGTTGCTGGGACTCACAGCCGGGCTGGTCATGAGCGCAGTGGAAACCATTCAGCCAGGCAGCTTCGAACCCCTCGACATCCCGATCACGGATGCAGCAGGCCAGAACTACACGGTGATCGGGTCAGCGGCGGTGTTCGCTCAGATCAATTACTTCGCCTTCATCTGCCTCACCACCGTTGGCTTTGGAGACATCAACCCCGAGCTTCCCCTCGCCAGGATCCTGGCCGTCAGCACAGGCATTGCCGGACCTCTCTACCTGGCCGTGGTGATGGGGGTGCTGATCGGGCGTTACGCCGGTGACCGTGAGATCGAAGACCGCCTGGAGCAACACGATCCCAATCGACGTTGA
- the ribD gene encoding bifunctional diaminohydroxyphosphoribosylaminopyrimidine deaminase/5-amino-6-(5-phosphoribosylamino)uracil reductase RibD — translation MRAVADADQRWIPWMRRALELAALADGYTSPNPLVGAVVLDPSGTLVGEGFHARAGEPHAEVGALAQAGDAARGGTIIVTLEPCCHHGRTPPCTDALIKAGIARVVVALTDPDPRVAGGGLQRLRDAGVEVISGVLEAEAAQQNYAFVHRVRTGRPWGLLKWAMSLDGRTALPNGASQWISGSTARTWVHRLRAQCDAVIVGGGTVRADDPLLTSRGLRSPEPLRVVLSRRLDLPDQAQIWDQSVAPTLVVHGQDAPAEARDRLEALGLQREVLPACGPESLMAVLAQRGCNRVLWECGPELAAAALQQACVQELAAVIAPKLLGGEPARTPLGHLGFQAMEEVVVLQGLRQQRLTDDLLLQVTLSSLSDPC, via the coding sequence ATGAGGGCGGTCGCTGACGCTGATCAGCGCTGGATTCCCTGGATGCGTCGGGCCTTGGAACTGGCGGCCTTGGCCGATGGCTACACGAGTCCTAATCCCCTAGTGGGTGCGGTGGTGCTCGATCCCTCCGGCACGCTGGTGGGGGAGGGATTTCATGCCAGGGCTGGTGAACCCCATGCCGAAGTGGGGGCCTTAGCCCAGGCCGGTGATGCCGCCCGTGGCGGCACGATCATCGTCACCCTGGAGCCTTGCTGCCATCACGGCCGCACCCCGCCCTGCACGGACGCCTTGATCAAGGCAGGGATCGCTCGGGTGGTGGTGGCACTCACCGATCCCGATCCCCGTGTTGCCGGTGGTGGTTTGCAACGGCTGCGCGATGCCGGCGTGGAGGTGATCTCCGGTGTGCTGGAGGCAGAAGCTGCCCAACAGAATTACGCCTTCGTGCATCGCGTGCGCACCGGTCGGCCCTGGGGCCTTCTCAAGTGGGCGATGAGCCTGGATGGCCGAACGGCCTTGCCCAATGGCGCCAGTCAGTGGATCAGCGGATCCACCGCACGCACCTGGGTGCATCGTCTGCGGGCCCAGTGTGATGCCGTGATCGTGGGAGGCGGCACCGTGCGCGCTGATGATCCGCTGCTTACCAGCCGGGGCTTGCGCAGCCCTGAACCGCTGCGGGTGGTGCTGAGCCGCAGGCTGGATCTGCCTGATCAGGCTCAGATCTGGGACCAATCCGTTGCGCCCACCCTCGTGGTGCATGGCCAGGACGCGCCGGCGGAAGCGCGGGACCGGTTGGAGGCGCTGGGGTTGCAACGGGAGGTGCTACCGGCCTGTGGGCCTGAGTCTTTGATGGCGGTCCTGGCCCAGCGGGGCTGCAACCGGGTGCTCTGGGAGTGTGGCCCGGAGCTGGCTGCCGCTGCCCTGCAGCAGGCGTGCGTGCAGGAGCTGGCTGCGGTGATAGCCCCCAAGCTGCTTGGCGGTGAGCCGGCGCGCACACCTCTTGGGCATCTGGGCTTCCAGGCCATGGAGGAGGTGGTGGTTCTGCAGGGGCTGCGTCAGCAGCGCCTCACCGACGATCTGTTGCTGCAGGTGACTCTCAGTTCCCTTTCAGATCCGTGCTGA
- a CDS encoding DUF3122 domain-containing protein, with translation MLALRRLLCTLLVAVTLLLLTPMAVSAQVHEHQDENGAPMLRSLESLRDLDYQSWQAVAYRTGQPGNPVVLRIVGYPGKLRLEHPSPLLVQAGVKEWQLDDITLENPVLVSDGREAAAEFALDPLLNDLINNRPLRLFLPGVFNEMPVPPYVVGEWREVQTEPLSS, from the coding sequence ATGCTCGCGTTGCGTCGTCTGCTTTGCACACTGCTGGTTGCCGTAACGCTTTTGCTGCTCACCCCCATGGCCGTGAGCGCGCAGGTGCATGAACACCAGGATGAAAATGGGGCACCGATGCTGCGCAGCCTCGAAAGCCTGCGCGATCTGGATTACCAGAGTTGGCAGGCAGTGGCCTATCGCACCGGTCAGCCTGGTAATCCCGTGGTGTTGCGCATCGTGGGTTACCCCGGCAAGCTGCGCCTCGAACACCCCTCCCCCCTGCTCGTGCAGGCCGGCGTGAAGGAGTGGCAACTCGACGACATCACTCTTGAGAATCCCGTTCTTGTCAGTGATGGCCGGGAGGCGGCCGCTGAGTTCGCCCTCGATCCACTGCTCAACGACCTCATCAACAACCGCCCTCTGCGTTTGTTCCTTCCCGGTGTGTTCAACGAAATGCCTGTTCCCCCTTATGTGGTGGGGGAGTGGCGTGAGGTGCAAACGGAGCCTCTCAGTTCATGA
- a CDS encoding ureidoglycolate lyase, protein MIEHQPLQAGSLLDPRLEACGTALREVDDMTLPGEHDAELSFGPGTLRYYVMRIPRRPLRIAAMTRHLNATQCLSSAEARSFWLLLAPPDTKGPVLDASAAWLLRIEAGEGIKLHLGTWHAGPLFDADSASFFNLELSDTNQNDHETLKLNRSIAVELN, encoded by the coding sequence ATGATCGAGCATCAGCCACTGCAAGCGGGGTCCCTACTGGACCCACGTCTTGAAGCCTGCGGCACCGCCTTGCGCGAGGTGGACGACATGACCTTGCCCGGGGAGCATGACGCGGAGCTGAGCTTCGGACCAGGGACACTGCGGTATTACGTGATGCGCATCCCCCGCAGACCCCTGCGGATCGCGGCGATGACCCGCCACCTGAACGCCACCCAATGCCTGAGTTCCGCCGAAGCACGTTCCTTCTGGCTGCTGCTGGCACCGCCAGACACAAAGGGGCCAGTGCTGGATGCTTCCGCAGCCTGGTTGCTGCGCATCGAAGCCGGCGAAGGCATCAAATTGCATCTGGGCACCTGGCATGCTGGACCATTGTTTGATGCCGACTCCGCCTCCTTTTTCAATCTGGAGCTGAGCGACACCAACCAGAACGATCACGAAACCTTGAAACTCAATCGCAGCATCGCCGTGGAGCTGAATTGA
- a CDS encoding MAPEG family protein, whose translation MASSATPYVWSLILSFAALLISIILLYAARFSARLEVKDLAALRSMFDRFPAWGKRASWAQQNSFEAFAMHAPAALLAVVAVLNGHALPGIAVAVALAHPVLRVAYISAYLLNVPIARSVAWFLGLLCSGILYGVGLEALV comes from the coding sequence ATGGCTTCGAGTGCCACGCCTTATGTGTGGTCGCTGATCCTGTCATTCGCTGCGTTGCTGATCAGCATCATCCTGCTCTATGCCGCTCGATTTAGTGCAAGGCTTGAAGTCAAGGACTTGGCTGCGTTGCGTTCGATGTTTGATCGCTTTCCGGCCTGGGGTAAGCGTGCAAGTTGGGCACAGCAAAACAGTTTTGAAGCCTTCGCTATGCATGCTCCTGCGGCATTACTTGCTGTTGTTGCGGTGTTGAATGGTCACGCCCTTCCAGGCATCGCTGTCGCGGTTGCATTGGCGCATCCAGTGCTTCGTGTTGCCTATATCAGCGCTTATCTCTTGAACGTTCCGATCGCTCGCTCCGTGGCTTGGTTCTTAGGCCTGCTCTGCAGTGGGATCCTTTATGGCGTGGGACTAGAAGCCCTTGTGTAG